AGTCAAATGAATTGTTTGCCTCTTTTGCAAACCATGGGTCAAGGAGCAAATTGGACTAGCTGACTAAGACAGGGCCAGGGAGCAAATAAAtgacaaaagcaaagaaaacgaatGGATGAACACTCTTTTAATTTCCCAGAATTTAGTTAGCCAatgtttgccacaaaatttttaaaattgagcAAAGGGCCAAGGTGATTCAGCTAAAAGCAAGCCTTGAATGAGCAATTTACTTGGGCATGTCTTTTTTTATCGttctttattattgttttacatGTTGAACATATATAATCTTGATGATTCTATTCTCAGGCATGGGGAGGCAGTGGATAGGACACTTCTCAAAAGTCTGCTAAGAATGTTAGCTGATTTGCAGGTACAGTGTACAGGAACACATGGAATTTGTAGTCCTTAGTTTAGTAACTAAGATCTGTTAAACTTTCTGAGACATTTGGATTTTGTTGCGATTTTGGATTTCAGGAAtatgcttttaaaattttaatgtaaTTTTGTCAGATGTATGAGGATGCATTTGAAACAAAGTTCCTGAAAGCCACAGAAGCTCTTTATCATGAAGAAGGAAACAGATACATGCAGGAAACAGATGTAAGTTACCTCAGGGATGTGTAGTATGGCTTGGTGTACAACATAAATGAGCtatcaattattaattttgcttatgcaatttaagcaaaacaaaacaaaatagaataCCAAGTGGTAATGACTAATCatctatataattatttattccaTAATACTAATAACTTTGATTAAATTTCTGACACATTAGGTTCCCAAATATCTTGCTCATGTGGACAGAAGGTTAAGGGAAGAAAATGACAAACTACTTCACTACTTAGATCAGTCAACAAGGTAAAAGAAGCAGGCTATTTGTTtgataagttttttttttctgggagGTCGGGGCTGGTGGATGCACCTTGAgctgttaatttaatttgcacAGTCTTCCTATGTGTGTAGGGAAATCACTCGTGTTCCAATACCATAAGTGATTATACCTGAAATGTATGAAGGGTGCACGATagtacattattattatggtacAGTTGCTTAGTTCAGGttttttctgtacaaaaaagTATTCAGTTAATTTATGGCTTCATGACATTTGAACTTCTGGTTTATAGAAAACCACTCATTCCATGTGTTGAGAAGCAGCTGCTAGGACAACATTTAGGCAGCATTCTTCAGAAAGgtaaacaatttaaaaatcaaGTAGAAGAGCTAAAGTGATTAATTGGGACATTGCTGTACATGCAGTATCACATTTTATTGATCAATGATGACTAAGGTTTACTCcagaacaataatattattattatttgcttttcACCCGATCACAGTTCATAAATTTTAATGTGCTAATCAAATCAATTGAAATGCAGtaaactatttttttcagaaagaagaaaagaactgCTAAGAATTATTTAAAGTGTAATGAAAtgtcattattattcataGAACTCTGTAGGCTCAAGATATCTAATGGGTTCATATGAAGTAAAACTTCTTAATAGCACAACCCTTGTTTGAATGAGTTGTGCTTCTGTGGGTTTCCTTGCAGGTTTTGATAGCTTGATGCTAAGTTATCGGCTGAGTGATCTCGCGCTACTTTACCAGTTATTCAGCAGGGTAAAAAAAGGACAGGATGAGCTCTGCCTTGCTTTCAATGAATACATCAAGGTTTGATAGTAAACAGTAACTGCAGTGGTTTCAGAGGACATTTTAAACATACTTGACTTCCATCCACACGCAGTCAGCTCCTGCTGCAGGGATTACATGAACATGCCGAAATGATTCCAATGAAGATATGGATGCAGTCACTTTGACTGCAAATTTTGCAGTggaagaaaacgttttcctcCTTCTCCTCAACTAAGCCTCTGTGCTATGttcatttcattccatttATTTGCCTCTTTCACCCTAATATATTTACAATTTATTCATAGTTCAGTATATGACCTATAGAAACCACCAGTTTTATAGTGTTATAGTTAAGGCCACCTATGCAACAATATCCTTTCAAAGTTACTGCCACAAGTGTGTGGCTCTGCCAATTCAGTTATTATTTATGTattatgtttttcattttgggtgTTTGTTTGTGTGTTCTTTAGAGACAAGGAGCCAGTATTGTCTTGGACcctgaaaaagacaaaagcatGGTACAGGATCTGTTAGATTTCAAGGAGCAGCTTGATTGCATTATTGATGACGCTTTcatgaaaagtgaaaagttTGTCAACTCCATGAGGGTGAGCTTCGGTATTTATTATCAAATTTCTAACAAAATATAGGtatctttttcattttagtgatGTGCCTCTGTCCTCTAATGAATCCCTGGCAAACATTTACTACTATAAACACACATCATAGCATGGCTATTGTTGATTTCACTGCAAGAAAATGTAAGTCAAAGTAGCCTTGAATCACTTGCCAAACCTCAAATCGCCTTCAATGCAGTGAGCTTGGGGAACAGTAAATGGAGACATCCACTCATCAGTTCATCGTGGACACTAAGCTCATGCGAATCTGTGAATTATTCTAGGCAGGGGTACATATAATATATATGCTCATATGCACATGTGTACACTTgaatttctaaaaaaatgattatgaaataaaaaaacattaattttaagtcACAAAGTTAAGTAATAAGACAAGATTTTATTTGAGCACAGATTTTTGAAATTAGTAAAATAGTGGAAGACATATTTTGTTTCCAGGGAGGATAAAAGTTACACAAGCTATACAATGATGCATGCAAAATTATGCTTGATTACTTGTATTACTTGTCTAGACAGGATGTTGCCGCCTCCTTGGAGCTTCCAATTTCATAGCCTTTTTGGGGTAGGGAGGGGAGGGGTTCATAGCTGTGGACCTCTACCTCCTGCACTCAGTTTCCCACTTTTTGTGCATACACTAAAAAAGGTCTTGCTACACCCCAGCTGATTTGATATTTTTCCAGAAGATGATTAAGAATTTTTGTGAACCGTcaaagtgataaaaaaaaattgctgaatGGTGATCTTACACAGACAATTCTGTTGGGTCGAGATATGGTGCAGGTCTTTCAATGCACTTTAGATCAAGAGCAAATCGTTTTGGTGACTTTTTGATTTGCTTTCATAACAGGATGCATTTGAAGCATTTATCAATAGAAGACCAAACAAGCCAGCAGAACTAATTGGTAAAAATTTTTGACTTGCTCTTGTTGGTGTTACCAAACAACATTTGGTAGATAGTGTTGAAATCATCTAATTGAGTGCATTCTTGGACATATACAGTACAGTCAGAATCTAATATTCTGGGAGAGAGTTGACTTGAAAAAGTctaaaagtgaagaatgatcttTTTCCCTTAACCAATTCAGATTGAAGGGGTTGATTTCAATacctttgttttttatttttattcgttgttgttctttttctttgcagcAAAGTTTGTGGACTCCAAACTACGTGCTGGAAATAAGGTAGAAGATCAGTCAATTATTAGATTCAATCAAAGTTTTAgctactgcttattttataGCACTAAGTAGCTTCAGTATGAACTTTTCAATGCCCTTATAGGAAGCGACAGAAGAAGAACTTGAAAAGCTGCTGGACAGAATTATGGTGCTCTTTAGATTTATACATGGTGAGAATGTTGTATCAATTTTCCAAGTTTACTTCCTTGCATGAAATTTATGAAAGCAAACCAGAAGTCAAATTTACTTCTGTATTTCTGAAGCACTTTGAAACACTTTACCTGCCAACTTACATTCTTCACTGCGCTAACACAAGTCATGGTTGCATTCTATTGTTATCACATCACCTGGAATTGTATCATCTCACCTCACTTCTCCTTTCGTTTACTTTCTAAGGCAAGGATGTTTTTGAAGCCTTCTATAAGAAAGACCTTGCAAAGCGCTTGTTAGTTGGTAAGAGTGCATCAGTGGATGCAGAGAAGTCCATGTTGTCCAAACTAAAGCAGGAGTGTGGTGCGGCATTCACCAGCAAACTGGAAGGCATGTTTAAGGATATGGAACTGTCCAAGGAtatattagttcattttaAACAGGTAAgataataaatttattactATCTCTTTTGTTATTACCGGTATTATCAAGGTCAAGGCCTAAAATAATAGTTCCTCGAGGATGAATATcacaatagctgttattacagttaccagcggtcttgacacgcaaacgaggctaatgggtcatttcccattgtattgaccccttagcctcgtttgcatgcagttgtgaacaaaagaaattttggctgcgggctcaactgtaataacagctattccaGGCTTGTAAAAGGTTTTAGATTTAAAGTGTTTTACTGTTGCTTCAAATTCTATTCCTGTGCTGACTTTTTCCAATTAAGTGCAAAGTAGTTCTCGAGCCAGAATGCAAGCCCATAATTTGAATCCTTAATGGGAAGAACACTTAAAGACAATAAATGAATGGCATTATGAGTTGTGTTACTTAGAAATGATAGCAACCTATTGTTCAAACCAACAATACTGTGATCCCAATGGGTAAGGCCTATCATCCAGCCACAGTGGAAGGGAGGTCAAGTTCACTTGTCACAGAGCCAAGAAAGATTTACAGTAGAGAGAGTTGAGTGGAGCAGTTATACAGTAATGTGTGAATTCTTTATCCCCTTACAGTTTGTTCAGCACCAGGATCTTCCTGGCAGTATTGACATGGTGGTCAGTATTTTAACAATGGGTTACTGGCCAACGTACACTCCAATAGAGGTGCATCTTCCCAATGAGGTACAGTAAATTGAAGGAGTCAGTGTTTTTGTACAAGGTGGTGTTCAACTTGTGGGGCTGTGTTTTGAAGCAATAATTCAACAGAACAACTGCTTTAAGAGCTCTTATCAACAGATAATTGTCATAAGTCAACCAGATGGCTTTTAAGTGTGGAGTTGAATTTGGAATTTGACCTAAGAAGATCCGAGTGCAAATGCAGTGATTTGACCAATGTCAAGcaatcttttctttgttctagTAATTGTTTTCTTAGCAGAACCATCTTGAATATAAGTTTGAAGCATTGTAGTCATTGTGTCCTTGAAACTGAGCTTGTTACAGTATATAGTCATAGCATACTAAGCCTTGTCTTCCTACTGCATGCATTTTCTGTAGTTTGTCCCTGATTTCCTCTCATGTTATTGGTCTATGTTATTGATCAATGTGGTTCATTTACAGATGGTACAATATCAAGAATCCTTCAAAAGATTCTATATTGGCAAACATGGCGGAAGAAAACTGCAGTGGCAAAACACTCTGGGACACTGTGTTGTCAAAGCGGATTTTGGTCCATCCGCGGAAGTGAGTTTTTCATCCAGATGTTTCTAAATCTGGAGCATTTCAATACATTATCAGGGTCTTGCATAACAATAGAATttaataccttgattgaaaaagatcatctgggtgatcggagtcctgagaagaactcttgttagtgactgacttttcgacaacctgtgcggaagccatcgtCAGAGTCTCtgacaacagtccttctcaggactccaatcacccagatgatctttttcaatcaaggtatgctactcctgggttcaaaccattttcttaatagaATTAATATTCTAAAAGATTTGACGAAAGCTCAATCCATCGTTAAGTCCAAGAGTGTTTATACCTTGATGCTGTTATTCCTGATTGATTGGTTGGTCATCTAGTTTAGAGTTAATCAATCGAGATTAAAACTGCTTAGCTCAATGACTGCAACTTGTAAAAGGGCCACGgagcaatagcccattcggcttcgcctcatgggctattgctaattgttaattagtccATCGAGTTTCTGCCAGGATAAATCTGCTGAAAAAAATAGCGGtcgtaaaaaaattaaatattttctttctttcgtttgTTTACTTTGTAGCGAGTGCAAACGGGCAGCACTTCTATAAAGCAGTTACAACGGTGCCAATGCTCCTAGCCCATATCCCATTTTCAGCACAAACCTTCAATGAATAGATTTATTTTAGTGTTTGTATCAATCTTCTGTAAATGAAATAGACTTAAGTTACCTTCTCGACTGGAGGTCCAACTCGTTTTCCCACTACGACTTTTCACTTCAAACTCGTCGTATGCAAGTCCGCGGTACGAGATATGAGATTGCGCACTCGTACTCGTAATCGGACTCATCGTAGGtgcttaaactcccttgtTTCATTCGCTGTTGAACCAGATAACGGGGCTTCCTTCCACCCCAGGTCACGCACTATAACGTACGATCACTACCACAGTCAGAATCTAATATTCTGGGAGAGTGTTAACTTGAGAAAGTCTGTTGCCACTTATAAGCAATGCCAATGTGAGTTATACACCAATATTGACTTATACTGTGGTGAGTTATGgtgttataattataataatggtaatagtaagtataataataataatgacgatgatgatatAATTGTGACTGATAATATTGACACCTGTGCAATATTTCAGGAGAAAAAAGAGCTCCAAGTGTCGCTGTTCCAAACTCTTGTGTTGTTAATGTTTAATGAAGGAGAGAGATTTACGCTTGATGACATCAAACAAGCCACAGGAATAGGTGAGTTTT
This sequence is a window from Acropora palmata chromosome 9, jaAcrPala1.3, whole genome shotgun sequence. Protein-coding genes within it:
- the LOC141892465 gene encoding cullin-4A-like, giving the protein MLPITKDADLSRGSNLHETESNVAENGGARKKRKLSNNVKNGTCIAASDPLQSELNFHPHKKQKTLISVEGAENKDCSMAEPQRKANFSAYGNHFHERSPLANNSAKPGQAKKLVIKNFKAKPHLPENFKEATWQKLREAVQAIHNKKFVIYSSEELYKAVENMCSHKMAATLYDLLKTECESHVKSNLQQFVCESMGSELYLAKLNHCWEDHCRDMIMIRSIFLYLDRTYVLQNSSVLSLWDMSLNLFRRHIMSNQTVQSRTVEGLLQLIENDRHGEAVDRTLLKSLLRMLADLQMYEDAFETKFLKATEALYHEEGNRYMQETDVPKYLAHVDRRLREENDKLLHYLDQSTRKPLIPCVEKQLLGQHLGSILQKGFDSLMLSYRLSDLALLYQLFSRVKKGQDELCLAFNEYIKRQGASIVLDPEKDKSMVQDLLDFKEQLDCIIDDAFMKSEKFVNSMRDAFEAFINRRPNKPAELIAKFVDSKLRAGNKEATEEELEKLLDRIMVLFRFIHGKDVFEAFYKKDLAKRLLVGKSASVDAEKSMLSKLKQECGAAFTSKLEGMFKDMELSKDILVHFKQFVQHQDLPGSIDMVVSILTMGYWPTYTPIEVHLPNEMVQYQESFKRFYIGKHGGRKLQWQNTLGHCVVKADFGPSAEEKKELQVSLFQTLVLLMFNEGERFTLDDIKQATGIEDGELRRTLQSLACGKARVLAKKPKGRDVDDGDLFFFNSEFKHKLCRIKINQIQMKETQEENVNTTERVFQDRQYQIDAAIVRIMKTRKTLSHTLLVSELYNQLKFPVKPTDLKKRIESLIERDYMERDKEIPNQYHYVA